From the genome of Brevundimonas sp. NIBR11:
GTCGTCGCCGTGATCGAGGTGGCCCTGACCCTGATCGCGACCCTGACCACCCCCAAGGCCGAGCGAAACACGCGCGACGAACGCGAGATCCACGCCTCGCTGAAGGCCAGCCACGTCGCCCTGATGGTGCTGATCGCGCTTCTGTTCTGTGTTTGCGCAGGGGCCTATTTCGCCGGCCTGCTGGACGACAATCTCGTGGGCGGCACGCTGGCCTTCTCGGTCACCGGAGAGATGATGGTGCTTCTGGCCAATGTGCTGCTGGCCTGTCTGATCCTCACCGAGATGGTGCGCGCCGGGGTCACCTTGATGCTGCTGAGGGCGCTCCGTTGACTAAGGGGCCGCCGCCGATCCGGAACCGCATCCGCGAGCTGCGCTTCCACGCCGGAGAGATGACCCAGGCCGATCTGGCGACGCGGATCGGCATGACGCGCCAGACCATCGTCGCCATGGAGCAGGGCAAATACTCGCCCAGCCTCGAGGCAGCCTTCCGCATCGCCGCCGTCTTCGACGTGCCGATTACCGAGGTGTTCCAGTGGGAGGGCTGACCGCCGGTCAGTGACTGCCGCAGGCGCCGAAATTGGCCAGGTAGCCGGCGTAGTCGGGCCAGCGGAATCCCATCGGCGCGCGCCGCTCCTCCAGCCGCTCCGGGTCCTCGGTCGGGAAGGGGCGCATGAAGCCATCCACGCACTGCATCTGGGTGCCCCACCTTTGCGGCCGGCCCTCGGCGACGGCGACCCGGTCCCACATCATGGCGTAGAAGGATTTGCTGGCCTCGCCCCGGTTCGCCATCGCCTCGATGGCCGGCAGGAAGCGTTTCTGCAGCGCGGTGTCGGCGTGCTGGACGATCAGGAAGGCGCTCGTCGCCGCCTCCTCGCCATAGACGGCGATCGAGAACCAGCCCTCGGCCGGGACCATGGTCAGCAGGGCCTCGACATTCTCATCGCTCAGCCGATCGATCTCGGCGTCGACCAGCGCCCGGGCCTCACGCCGTTCCGCCTCGGGCAGGCCCGACAGATCGATCTCATGGCTGGCGATCGACATCGGCCGCTGGTCCCGCACCAGCAGCGCCTCAAGCCTTTGCCGGTCAGTGGCGTCCGCGCCCAGCCCGTCATAGGCGCGGCGGCTTTCGGCCACCGCCCTGTCGAAGGCCGCCAGTCGGGCCCGCGCCTCAGGGCTCAGATCGCCGGTCATCAAGAGAGCGGTCAGGATCCAGATCGACATGGCGTTCTCCCGAAGATTGTGGCCACCCTAACCGCACGGCCGTCGTCGGCAATCCGGGTTTCGTCCGTCAGAGCAGACCGGTATGCAGGCGGTGCATAAGAGGAACAACGCCATGGCCGACACCTATTCCAACATCCTGATCGACCGGCACGCCGACGGGTATGCCCTGGTGACCCTCAACCGGCCCGAGGCGCTGAACGCCCTGAACTCGGCCCTGTTCGAGGATCTCGCCGACTTCCTCGACGCCGTCGAGCATGACGACGCGGTGCGCTGCCTGATCCTGACCGGGTCGGGAGAGAAGGCCTTCGCCGCCGGCGCCGACATCAAGGAGATGTCGGACCAGTCCTATGCCCAGATGTACACGAGCAACTATTTCGCCCTCGGCCACGACCGGATCACCCGGTTCCGCAAACCCATCATCGCGGCGGTCAACGGCTTCGCGCTCGGCGGCGGCTGCGAGCTGGCCATGCTGTGCGACTTCATCGTCGCCTCGGACAAGGCCAAGTTCGGCCAGCCGGAGATCAACCTGGGCGTCGCCCCCGGCATCGGCGGCTCCCAGCGCCTGACGCGCCTGGTCGGCAAGTCCAAGGCCATGGACATGTGCCTCACCGGCCGGATGATGGATGCGGCCGAGGCTTTGGCGTCGGGGCTGGCGTCGCGGGTCGTGCCGCACGAGACCCTGCTGGACGAGGTCAGGACGATCGCCGCCAAGATCGCCTCCCAGAGCCCGCTGGCCGTCATGGCCAACAAGGAGATGGTCAACGCCGCCCTGGAGACGACCTTGACGCAAGGAGTTCAGTTCGAACGCCGCCTGTTCCACTCCCTGTTCGCATTCGAGGATCAGAAGGAGGGGATGGCCGCCTTCGTCGAGAAGCGGAAGCCGGAGTTCAAGGGACGCTGAGACTCCGCTTGCTCCAGCAGGACCATTCCGCTATAGCCGCCCGCTCTTGAAGATTTCCACGCCGTGGGCAGGGTGTCCGCGGCGTTTCCGTTGATAGGTTTGACGATGGCCAACAATCCCGGCGCGAAGAAAGCGATCCGCAAGATCGCCGCGCGCACCGAAGTGAACAAGTCGCGCCGCACCCGCGTCCGCACCTTCCTGCGCAAGTTCCAGGAGGCCGTCGCCGGTGGCGACGCCGCCGCCGCCAAGGGCGCTTTTGTGGAGGCCCAGTCGGAGCTGATGCGCGCCGTGACCAAGGGCGTGGTTCACAAGAACACCGGCTCGCGCAAAGTCTCGCGCCTGCACGCGCAGCTGAAGAAAATGTCCGCCGCCTGACACAGGATTCTTGGCTGCGGCCAAGCCTGAAAAAGGTTGCGCCACGGATCGGAATTTTTCGAACCGTCGTACTAAAGTTATAGGATTTCAACGGCGTGGGTGCGACAGCTCCCGCGCCGTTTTGCTGTCTGCCGCTAACTGAGCTGGCGACTGTCACGCTTCGCCGGATAGGCGAAACCGAGATTTTCCCAAGCGGGATTTGGCTTTAGCGG
Proteins encoded in this window:
- a CDS encoding helix-turn-helix transcriptional regulator; this encodes MTKGPPPIRNRIRELRFHAGEMTQADLATRIGMTRQTIVAMEQGKYSPSLEAAFRIAAVFDVPITEVFQWEG
- a CDS encoding DUF6624 domain-containing protein; amino-acid sequence: MSIWILTALLMTGDLSPEARARLAAFDRAVAESRRAYDGLGADATDRQRLEALLVRDQRPMSIASHEIDLSGLPEAERREARALVDAEIDRLSDENVEALLTMVPAEGWFSIAVYGEEAATSAFLIVQHADTALQKRFLPAIEAMANRGEASKSFYAMMWDRVAVAEGRPQRWGTQMQCVDGFMRPFPTEDPERLEERRAPMGFRWPDYAGYLANFGACGSH
- a CDS encoding enoyl-CoA hydratase-related protein; translated protein: MADTYSNILIDRHADGYALVTLNRPEALNALNSALFEDLADFLDAVEHDDAVRCLILTGSGEKAFAAGADIKEMSDQSYAQMYTSNYFALGHDRITRFRKPIIAAVNGFALGGGCELAMLCDFIVASDKAKFGQPEINLGVAPGIGGSQRLTRLVGKSKAMDMCLTGRMMDAAEALASGLASRVVPHETLLDEVRTIAAKIASQSPLAVMANKEMVNAALETTLTQGVQFERRLFHSLFAFEDQKEGMAAFVEKRKPEFKGR
- the rpsT gene encoding 30S ribosomal protein S20, producing the protein MANNPGAKKAIRKIAARTEVNKSRRTRVRTFLRKFQEAVAGGDAAAAKGAFVEAQSELMRAVTKGVVHKNTGSRKVSRLHAQLKKMSAA